One Paenibacillus sp. FSL W8-0186 genomic window carries:
- a CDS encoding AAA family ATPase, with protein MQLLYVWTKSDSLVVKGEGVHFHSEYRFEYLPEQGELYVKRNPFFIEHFFSENTGFDQVTAIVGRNGTGKTSLLRFMIALLANGNEGFAAKILEEPILCVFRIFGHDELIVVHNPDLKLVGGNYEENHISVFEPDYFRRSYIVKDSEAFFNNLSVVLYSNIFDHSAIKNGNRLIDMTTNTLLSKSIHNDPQAHETLAHKYNDIRMQIDFFLEQGNSSFWTIPFEVPKEMYFRFSRLLQRLEENLRLDIINFGSGINEEQSSFEGYLYKAYNKMEKYDIYNGIQKDISVEGIKSFTMVFLLLLYEVYRESPHTCTEKINRFIDEYELDPENDIGYEIFSNFVGLLTERLPREDDNRRFLEKAEVLEIVYDELIELIMDNVIFMEDGAIRAQLVSNESPASTVLSILRKGNQKVSIDFDLDWPDLSSGEKSLLTMYARLYESFSLNIEQEHILLMIDEGELYMHPQWQRRFIKELIDFSTEYCCVQQQKTLDIVLTTNSPFLISDLPHANIVFLQATENGATVVGGLEDHRQSFAANIHTLLSDAFFLPDGLLGEFAKQKINRLVHELYQDDIADIREKESRIRKQIEIIGEPVIRNKLISVLEDRLRIQDQSFQQLVNRISDLEAEVRSLKGKQ; from the coding sequence TTGCAACTGCTGTATGTGTGGACCAAAAGTGATAGCCTGGTTGTAAAAGGGGAGGGAGTGCATTTTCATAGCGAATACCGCTTCGAATATTTACCTGAACAAGGTGAACTTTATGTAAAAAGGAACCCGTTTTTTATCGAGCATTTTTTTTCGGAAAATACGGGTTTTGATCAGGTGACAGCTATTGTGGGGCGTAATGGCACTGGTAAAACGTCACTTCTGCGTTTTATGATTGCTTTACTGGCTAACGGTAATGAGGGCTTTGCAGCAAAAATCTTAGAAGAGCCCATTCTTTGTGTTTTTCGTATATTTGGGCACGATGAGTTGATTGTGGTACACAATCCAGACCTGAAGCTTGTCGGGGGCAATTATGAGGAGAATCATATTTCAGTATTCGAACCCGATTATTTTAGAAGATCTTATATAGTTAAGGACTCTGAGGCTTTTTTCAACAATCTTTCGGTAGTTTTGTATTCTAACATCTTCGACCATTCTGCCATCAAGAACGGTAACAGGCTGATCGATATGACAACAAATACGCTCCTTTCAAAATCTATTCACAATGATCCTCAAGCTCATGAAACACTAGCACATAAGTATAACGATATTCGGATGCAAATAGATTTCTTTTTGGAACAGGGAAATTCCTCATTTTGGACTATCCCTTTTGAGGTGCCAAAAGAAATGTATTTTCGCTTTTCACGTTTGTTGCAAAGACTTGAAGAAAATTTAAGATTAGACATCATCAACTTCGGGTCTGGCATAAATGAAGAACAATCCTCTTTTGAAGGTTATCTCTATAAAGCATATAACAAGATGGAAAAATACGATATTTATAACGGAATCCAAAAGGATATAAGTGTAGAAGGGATCAAGTCTTTCACTATGGTGTTTTTACTCCTGTTATATGAGGTGTACCGTGAATCCCCTCACACATGCACAGAAAAAATTAACCGTTTTATTGATGAGTATGAATTAGACCCCGAAAATGATATTGGTTATGAGATATTTAGCAATTTTGTGGGGTTATTGACGGAAAGGCTGCCAAGAGAAGATGATAATAGACGATTCTTGGAGAAGGCTGAAGTGCTTGAGATAGTATATGATGAACTTATTGAGCTAATTATGGACAATGTTATATTCATGGAAGATGGTGCTATCAGAGCCCAGTTAGTTTCGAACGAAAGCCCGGCATCTACAGTTCTCTCGATCTTGAGAAAAGGGAATCAAAAAGTAAGCATTGATTTTGATTTGGATTGGCCGGATCTAAGTTCTGGAGAAAAATCACTTCTCACCATGTACGCACGGCTATATGAATCGTTCTCTTTAAACATCGAGCAAGAGCATATTCTGCTTATGATCGATGAAGGCGAGTTGTATATGCATCCGCAATGGCAACGCAGATTCATCAAAGAACTCATAGATTTTTCTACTGAATATTGCTGTGTACAGCAGCAGAAGACTTTGGATATTGTCCTGACAACCAACTCTCCTTTTTTAATTTCTGACCTGCCGCATGCTAATATCGTGTTCCTTCAAGCTACCGAAAATGGTGCCACAGTGGTCGGGGGACTTGAGGATCATCGGCAATCCTTTGCGGCTAATATACATACATTGTTGTCAGATGCCTTTTTTTTGCCTGACGGACTACTCGGTGAATTTGCCAAGCAAAAGATCAACCGACTTGTTCATGAATTATACCAGGATGATATTGCAGATATTAGGGAAAAGGAAAGCCGCATAAGAAAACAAATTGAAATAATTGGAGAGCCTGTTATTCGTAATAAATTGATCTCTGTCCTGGAGGACCGGCTGCGCATTCAAGATCAATCCTTCCAACAGCTGGTAAACAGAATATCGGATCTAGAGGCTGAAGTTCGGTCGTTGAAAGGGAAGCAGTAA
- a CDS encoding copper amine oxidase N-terminal domain-containing protein: MRKWLVCTLAIILSVAAFTPATYASGVRVSVDGRNVQFLDEHPYVDQRSNLTMVPLAFISDKLGAATEWDGELKQITISLNRDTVILVIGDHHALVNGKRVDFEGAAVLKNGRTMVPLRFISEALHANVEWQPKHKLVSIMSSVGNVPKGTWIWDTHIIKQDQEKMISFAKMKGVTSIYLQVNRDIDSTIYEEFIRKAKREGILVEALEGRPEWVYKSGQEDIQKFIEWVKTYNSSVGPEASFTGLHFDIEPYALDEWTKVNKVILESWMDNLRLIEKETKGSGLQITMDVPYWLNTVHVPGTNYSMSAWLLEKFDCLVIMNYRNHALGDNGIVENAQDMLREASTLKKKIVIAVETVKSKEGPRVSFYSMSNEVMEKELQSAHNKLTHYASYAGFAIHDFKGWQDMK; the protein is encoded by the coding sequence ATGAGAAAATGGCTTGTATGCACGTTAGCTATTATTCTGAGCGTAGCTGCGTTCACTCCCGCTACCTATGCCTCTGGAGTCCGAGTATCCGTGGATGGGCGTAACGTTCAATTTCTGGATGAGCACCCCTATGTCGATCAGAGATCCAACCTTACAATGGTTCCACTTGCTTTTATATCCGACAAGCTCGGAGCTGCTACGGAATGGGACGGCGAATTAAAACAAATCACGATCTCGCTTAACCGTGACACTGTTATCTTGGTAATTGGCGACCATCATGCACTGGTGAACGGAAAAAGAGTAGACTTTGAAGGGGCGGCAGTGCTTAAGAACGGACGCACGATGGTTCCGCTGCGTTTTATAAGCGAAGCCCTTCATGCAAATGTAGAGTGGCAGCCCAAGCACAAGCTGGTGAGCATTATGAGCTCCGTGGGCAATGTTCCGAAGGGAACATGGATATGGGACACTCATATCATCAAGCAGGATCAAGAGAAAATGATAAGCTTCGCAAAAATGAAGGGTGTGACATCTATTTACCTTCAGGTGAATAGAGATATTGATTCAACGATATATGAGGAATTTATACGAAAAGCCAAACGTGAAGGAATATTAGTGGAAGCACTTGAAGGGCGCCCCGAATGGGTCTATAAGTCCGGGCAGGAGGATATTCAAAAATTCATCGAATGGGTTAAAACCTACAATTCCTCTGTTGGCCCCGAAGCAAGCTTTACGGGACTGCATTTCGATATTGAACCTTATGCGCTTGACGAATGGACTAAGGTCAACAAAGTGATTCTTGAGAGCTGGATGGACAATTTGAGACTGATCGAAAAAGAAACCAAAGGCAGCGGCTTGCAAATTACTATGGACGTTCCGTATTGGCTAAATACGGTTCATGTACCCGGAACGAATTACAGCATGAGCGCATGGCTGCTGGAAAAGTTCGATTGCCTCGTCATCATGAATTATCGGAATCATGCGTTAGGCGATAATGGAATTGTGGAAAATGCACAGGACATGCTGAGAGAAGCCTCCACGCTCAAGAAGAAAATTGTTATTGCCGTTGAAACAGTTAAAAGCAAAGAAGGGCCGCGGGTCTCATTTTATTCCATGAGCAATGAAGTGATGGAAAAGGAGCTTCAGTCCGCCCATAATAAATTAACGCATTACGCGAGCTATGCCGGCTTTGCTATTCACGATTTCAAAGGCTGGCAGGATATGAAATAA
- a CDS encoding pyridoxamine 5'-phosphate oxidase family protein — protein MGKQFPAMLPEHMAFIQKQHLFFVGTAPMSRDGHVNLSPKGYDSFRILSESKVAYLDLTGSGNETSAHLEENGRITIMFCAFQGPPNILRLYGNGTVILPEDSKWEEVYGLFDPLPGVRQIITVDIHKVQTSCGYSVPFMSYEKERDTLRRWAEQKGEEGLQSYWREKNMSSLDQLPTSLGKRLGTK, from the coding sequence TTGGGGAAACAATTTCCGGCCATGCTTCCAGAGCACATGGCCTTTATCCAAAAACAGCATCTATTCTTTGTCGGAACGGCACCTATGTCACGGGATGGGCATGTCAATCTGTCTCCGAAGGGATATGACAGTTTTAGGATTTTGTCCGAGTCTAAGGTAGCGTATTTGGATTTAACCGGCAGCGGCAATGAGACCAGCGCCCATCTCGAAGAGAACGGTCGAATCACGATCATGTTCTGTGCATTTCAGGGGCCTCCGAACATCTTACGCCTGTACGGAAATGGAACAGTAATTCTCCCAGAGGACAGCAAATGGGAGGAGGTATACGGATTGTTCGATCCGTTGCCTGGAGTCCGGCAGATCATTACGGTCGACATACATAAAGTCCAGACATCCTGCGGTTATTCTGTGCCGTTCATGTCGTACGAGAAGGAGCGGGACACACTTCGGCGCTGGGCGGAGCAAAAAGGCGAAGAAGGTCTGCAAAGTTACTGGCGTGAAAAAAATATGAGCAGCCTGGACCAATTGCCAACGTCTCTAGGCAAACGCCTAGGGACAAAGTAA
- a CDS encoding methyltransferase domain-containing protein yields MNNRWNKLIYRAGAPFYDVLFNAGPFARARKKVFTDLALEPGQRVLLVGVGTGADLRFFCGKTLEITAVDLSPAMLAQAKSKAGENEHIRFLEMDAQDLRFADQSFDLVIASLILSVVPDEHKCMSELVRVTKERGSIVIFDKFKGGEGKMPLIMRMLRPLVAVLGTDIGRNYQAILKPHLERLNIREDSPAMFGDMYRKIVLERK; encoded by the coding sequence ATGAACAATCGCTGGAATAAATTGATCTATCGAGCGGGGGCTCCGTTTTACGATGTTTTATTTAATGCGGGCCCGTTCGCCCGGGCCAGAAAAAAGGTTTTTACTGATTTGGCTCTCGAACCAGGTCAGCGCGTACTGTTGGTTGGGGTAGGGACGGGGGCCGATCTGCGTTTTTTCTGCGGAAAGACGCTTGAAATTACGGCTGTCGATCTCTCGCCGGCTATGCTTGCTCAGGCGAAATCAAAAGCAGGGGAAAACGAGCACATCCGGTTTTTGGAGATGGATGCTCAGGATCTGCGATTCGCTGACCAGTCCTTCGACCTGGTGATTGCAAGCCTGATTTTGTCGGTCGTTCCCGACGAACACAAATGCATGTCGGAGCTAGTTCGTGTTACAAAGGAGCGAGGCAGCATCGTCATTTTCGACAAGTTCAAGGGCGGGGAAGGGAAAATGCCGCTGATTATGCGTATGCTGCGGCCGCTCGTGGCCGTATTGGGCACCGATATCGGCCGGAATTATCAGGCGATCCTGAAACCACACCTTGAACGGTTGAACATTCGTGAGGACAGCCCAGCCATGTTCGGGGATATGTATCGCAAAATCGTGCTTGAACGAAAATGA
- a CDS encoding heavy metal translocating P-type ATPase yields METGTSAVKRKLVLEGLDCANCAMKIENGVQKIDGVSACSVNFANQTLTMELASDRSDDILEQTKKKIRTLEPGIKVLEYGAAGSHKAGAFKHNHAHSHDHGAEAEDEGHGHSHDHGAQSIKIMVVRLIIGLAIGVLAFALPLSRELELILFIASYLIVGGDIVFKALKNIVRGQVFDEYFLMSIATVGAFVIGEYPEGVAVMLFYQVGELFQSIAVNRSRKSISALMDIRPDFANLKTGNEIKRVSPEEVRIGDLIVVRPGEKVPLDGKIIEGNSAMDTSALTGESVPRQVAAGDNVLSGFINKNGALTIEVSKVFGESTVAKILDLVENASSKKAPTENFITKFARYYTPFVVIVAALLAIVPPLLFSGATFSDWVYRALVFLVISCPCALVVSIPLGFFGGIGASSKNGVLVKGSNYLEALNDVKYVVFDKTGTLTKGEFKVNGIHPQNGWTEQELLRQAAFAEMHSTHPIAESIREAYGQQLNEELLSGYNEISGHGIQVVFEGKEVLAGNAKLMKRENIDIAVPSELGTIVHIAVDKQYAGYLVIADEVKEDSAQAIRLLKNLGVKKIVMLTGDIKTVGEAVGKKLGVDEVHSELLPQHKVEELEKIDRQKSSKEKIVFVGDGINDTPVLARADVGVAMGGLGSDAAIEAADIVIMTDEPSKLASAIHIAKRTRRIVWQNILFALLVKAVFLLLGAFGIATMWEAVFSDVGVTLLAVLNAMRVLKIKPNLA; encoded by the coding sequence ATGGAAACAGGTACTTCTGCAGTTAAGCGAAAGCTGGTGCTGGAGGGTCTGGACTGCGCAAACTGTGCTATGAAGATCGAGAACGGTGTCCAGAAGATTGACGGGGTTTCCGCTTGTTCGGTGAATTTTGCAAACCAAACGTTGACCATGGAGCTGGCGTCAGACCGTTCAGATGACATTCTTGAGCAGACGAAGAAAAAAATTCGTACACTTGAGCCGGGTATCAAAGTATTGGAATACGGAGCGGCGGGAAGCCATAAGGCGGGAGCCTTCAAACATAATCACGCTCACAGCCATGATCACGGTGCCGAGGCGGAGGATGAAGGGCATGGACATTCTCATGACCACGGGGCGCAAAGCATCAAAATCATGGTTGTCCGGCTGATCATAGGTCTTGCCATCGGCGTGTTGGCGTTTGCGTTACCGCTGAGCCGGGAGCTTGAACTGATTCTGTTTATTGCGTCCTATCTCATTGTAGGTGGAGATATTGTATTCAAGGCGCTGAAGAACATCGTTAGAGGTCAGGTGTTCGACGAATACTTCCTTATGTCAATTGCGACTGTCGGCGCTTTTGTGATTGGGGAGTATCCTGAAGGTGTAGCTGTTATGCTCTTTTATCAGGTTGGCGAGCTGTTCCAGAGCATTGCCGTCAACCGGTCGCGGAAATCCATCAGCGCATTGATGGATATCAGACCGGATTTTGCCAATTTGAAAACAGGCAACGAGATCAAACGTGTGAGTCCGGAAGAAGTGCGAATCGGCGATTTGATCGTCGTGCGGCCTGGTGAAAAGGTACCTCTTGACGGTAAAATTATCGAAGGAAATTCGGCAATGGATACCTCGGCATTAACTGGTGAATCCGTGCCGCGCCAAGTGGCTGCGGGCGATAATGTGCTGAGCGGATTCATTAACAAAAACGGGGCGCTGACGATCGAGGTTTCAAAGGTATTCGGGGAGTCTACCGTTGCCAAAATTTTGGATCTAGTGGAGAACGCAAGCAGTAAAAAGGCACCGACGGAAAATTTTATTACGAAGTTTGCCCGTTACTACACGCCGTTTGTCGTCATTGTCGCTGCATTGCTGGCCATTGTGCCTCCGCTGCTCTTCAGCGGCGCGACCTTCTCGGATTGGGTGTACCGGGCTTTGGTGTTCCTCGTCATTTCCTGCCCTTGCGCCCTAGTCGTTTCGATCCCGCTCGGCTTCTTTGGGGGCATAGGGGCTTCGTCCAAGAACGGCGTCCTGGTTAAGGGGAGCAATTACCTGGAAGCGTTGAATGACGTCAAATACGTCGTTTTTGATAAAACGGGAACGCTAACCAAAGGTGAATTTAAGGTAAACGGCATACATCCGCAAAACGGATGGACCGAACAAGAACTGCTGCGCCAAGCCGCTTTTGCCGAAATGCACTCTACCCATCCAATTGCCGAGTCGATCAGAGAAGCATACGGACAGCAATTGAATGAAGAGCTGCTTTCGGGTTACAACGAAATATCTGGACACGGCATTCAGGTTGTGTTTGAGGGCAAGGAAGTGCTGGCCGGGAACGCGAAGCTGATGAAACGGGAAAATATCGACATCGCCGTGCCATCCGAGCTGGGCACCATCGTGCATATTGCGGTCGACAAACAGTATGCCGGATATTTGGTCATTGCCGATGAGGTCAAAGAGGATTCGGCGCAGGCGATCCGTTTACTAAAAAATCTCGGCGTGAAGAAGATTGTCATGTTGACGGGCGACATCAAGACAGTGGGTGAAGCGGTCGGCAAAAAGCTGGGTGTGGACGAGGTTCACTCCGAATTGCTGCCGCAGCATAAAGTCGAAGAGCTAGAGAAGATCGACCGCCAAAAATCGAGTAAAGAAAAGATCGTATTCGTCGGCGATGGCATTAACGACACGCCGGTTCTAGCCAGAGCAGATGTCGGCGTGGCCATGGGCGGACTCGGGTCCGATGCAGCCATTGAAGCTGCTGATATCGTCATTATGACCGACGAGCCTTCCAAGCTGGCTTCCGCCATCCATATTGCGAAGAGAACCCGGCGCATTGTATGGCAGAACATCCTTTTCGCACTGCTCGTCAAAGCGGTCTTCCTGCTCCTGGGCGCGTTCGGCATTGCGACGATGTGGGAGGCGGTGTTCTCGGATGTGGGCGTTACTCTGCTCGCCGTGTTGAACGCCATGCGCGTATTGAAGATTAAACCTAATTTGGCTTAA
- a CDS encoding bile acid:sodium symporter has protein sequence MLSRESLEKNQIGVYAAAIIAAGLAGWASPRIGVYLEPMVSFGIAVLLFSMFCQIPFLKLKEALSNGRFMGALLLVNFIFIPLLVYILIQVFPQPSPVLIGVCLVLLTPCIDYVIVFTQLGKGNEKLILASTPVLFVVQMVMLPCYLWLFIGQEAAQIVKIAPFIEAFIYLIIVPLFVALAVQLSAKKHARGLKVLDFTAWLPVPLMALVLFLVIGSQVNRIVKDFDVIIAVIPIYVLFHIVSPFISRIISSALGIGPSDGRALIFSAGTRNSLVVLPLALTLPGEMATIAASVIVTQTVIELIAELVYIKFVPNLIYRDLKVA, from the coding sequence GTGCTATCAAGAGAGAGTTTAGAAAAGAACCAAATTGGCGTTTACGCGGCAGCAATAATTGCGGCGGGGCTCGCGGGGTGGGCAAGTCCCCGAATAGGCGTCTATCTGGAACCCATGGTTTCCTTTGGGATTGCTGTCCTTTTATTCAGTATGTTTTGTCAAATTCCCTTTCTTAAACTAAAGGAGGCACTTTCTAATGGGCGTTTCATGGGAGCCTTACTGCTTGTAAACTTTATTTTCATTCCCTTACTGGTATACATATTAATTCAGGTTTTTCCTCAGCCAAGCCCAGTTCTGATTGGAGTTTGCTTGGTACTTCTCACTCCATGCATCGATTATGTTATTGTTTTTACTCAATTGGGCAAGGGGAATGAGAAGTTAATACTTGCATCCACTCCGGTGCTTTTTGTCGTACAGATGGTTATGCTGCCTTGTTACCTTTGGCTGTTCATTGGTCAAGAGGCTGCCCAAATCGTAAAAATCGCTCCTTTCATTGAAGCTTTTATTTATTTGATTATTGTCCCTTTATTCGTAGCCTTAGCCGTCCAGTTGTCAGCTAAAAAACATGCACGCGGCCTTAAAGTATTGGACTTTACGGCATGGCTTCCCGTGCCGCTTATGGCGCTCGTGCTCTTTTTGGTCATAGGCTCTCAAGTGAATCGAATTGTCAAGGATTTCGATGTCATTATCGCTGTGATCCCGATTTATGTATTATTCCATATCGTTTCGCCATTCATATCGCGAATCATCTCATCGGCGTTGGGAATCGGGCCGTCAGATGGCAGAGCGCTGATTTTTAGTGCAGGAACTCGCAATTCCCTTGTAGTGCTTCCACTTGCCCTGACCTTGCCAGGGGAGATGGCTACAATTGCAGCATCTGTCATAGTAACCCAAACCGTCATTGAATTAATCGCAGAGCTAGTATATATCAAATTTGTGCCTAATTTAATTTACCGGGATCTAAAAGTCGCATGA
- a CDS encoding metalloregulator ArsR/SmtB family transcription factor, producing the protein MTQSLNSAEECDTTCLGSDTDLNTIKAELIDDQAAVQFADWFKAFSDPTRVKLISALLKRELCVHDLTVLLGMGQSAVSHQLRYLRNMRIVKRRKVGKTVYYSLDDNHIEQIFIQTLQHTNHS; encoded by the coding sequence ATGACACAGTCTCTAAATTCTGCTGAGGAATGTGACACAACTTGCCTTGGATCGGATACCGATTTAAACACCATTAAGGCAGAGCTGATTGACGATCAGGCAGCTGTTCAATTTGCCGACTGGTTCAAAGCTTTTAGTGATCCAACCCGGGTTAAATTAATTAGTGCATTATTAAAAAGAGAGCTGTGCGTTCATGATTTGACGGTACTCTTAGGAATGGGACAATCTGCTGTCTCTCATCAGTTAAGGTATTTACGAAATATGAGGATTGTAAAACGCCGTAAGGTCGGTAAAACCGTATATTATTCCTTAGACGATAATCATATTGAGCAAATTTTTATACAAACTCTTCAGCACACAAATCATAGTTGA
- a CDS encoding glycosyl hydrolase, with product MTNWLKKVSAMLLAFTLLLGLMTAPVHADTPLFTIESENAQLTSDLQVVTEIYGQHKPGFSGSGFVWMQNSGTMTFTVTVPETGMYAISTRYMQELSPDGRLQYLTVNGVTKGSYMLPYTTTWSNFDFGFHKLNQGTNTIQLKAGWGFAYFDTFTVDYANLDPLDVEPVLTDPKATPETQLLMNYLTEVYGNHIISGQQEIYGSGNDGNYELEFDWIYNLTGKYPAIRGFDFMNYNPLYGWEDGTTDRVIDWVNNRGGIATASWHINVPRNFTTYQLGEFVDWKDATYKPTETNFNTANAVIPGTKEYQYVMMTIEDLAEQLQILQDNHVPVIFRPYHEAEGNGGLNGEGAWFWWASAGAEVYKQLWDLLYTELTETYGLHNLIWTYNSYVYPTSPAWYPGDDQVDIVGYDKYNTIYNRHDGLSGVPNEDAITSIFYQLVDLTGGTKMVAMTENDTVPSLQNLIEEKSGWLYFCPWYGEHLMSSAFNNPATLTTLYQSDYVITLDELPNLKVDAPTPSAAISPVSTTFDRAANLQQDISVSLALNGHQLVSITHGNYTLQSGLDYTTSSAAVVLNKSYLSTQPLGPNAITFHFSGGKNAVHTVNVVDSSVPIPAGGLAIQAFNGSISTFTNGISPKFKIVNTGNTSIQLSDVKLRYYYTIDGEKAQSFWCDWASIGSANVTSNFVKLANPVTGADYYLEIGFTSSAGTLNPGQSAEIQARFSKADWSNYNQANDYSFKASSSQFADHEQVTGYISGQLVWGIEP from the coding sequence ATGACAAATTGGCTCAAAAAGGTAAGCGCAATGCTGCTGGCATTTACTCTTCTCCTTGGCTTGATGACAGCGCCCGTTCATGCGGACACCCCACTTTTCACGATTGAAAGCGAAAACGCTCAGCTCACCTCCGATCTTCAAGTCGTGACCGAAATTTACGGACAACACAAACCCGGATTCTCTGGGAGTGGATTTGTCTGGATGCAGAATTCCGGCACAATGACCTTTACAGTGACTGTCCCGGAAACCGGCATGTATGCGATCTCCACCCGCTATATGCAGGAGCTGAGTCCTGACGGCAGGCTTCAATATTTAACCGTTAACGGCGTTACCAAGGGTTCATATATGCTGCCCTATACGACCACGTGGTCGAATTTCGATTTCGGTTTTCATAAGTTGAACCAGGGAACCAACACGATCCAGCTGAAGGCTGGTTGGGGCTTCGCTTATTTCGATACCTTTACAGTGGATTATGCCAATCTTGACCCTCTAGATGTGGAGCCTGTCCTCACCGATCCTAAGGCTACACCGGAAACGCAGCTTTTGATGAATTATTTAACGGAGGTTTACGGTAATCACATTATTTCCGGCCAGCAGGAGATTTATGGAAGCGGAAACGATGGCAATTATGAGCTGGAGTTTGATTGGATTTACAATTTAACCGGAAAGTATCCGGCCATCCGCGGCTTTGATTTTATGAACTACAACCCGTTGTACGGCTGGGAGGACGGCACAACCGATCGGGTTATCGACTGGGTAAACAACCGCGGCGGAATCGCGACAGCCAGCTGGCATATCAATGTGCCCCGAAATTTTACCACGTACCAGCTCGGGGAGTTTGTGGATTGGAAGGACGCTACCTACAAGCCGACAGAAACTAATTTTAATACAGCCAATGCGGTGATTCCTGGTACGAAAGAATATCAATACGTGATGATGACCATTGAGGATTTGGCGGAACAGCTGCAGATTCTGCAGGATAACCATGTGCCGGTTATTTTCCGTCCCTATCATGAGGCTGAGGGCAACGGCGGGTTGAACGGAGAAGGCGCGTGGTTCTGGTGGGCTTCGGCAGGCGCCGAGGTGTATAAGCAGTTGTGGGATCTGCTCTATACCGAACTTACGGAGACTTACGGCTTGCATAACTTGATTTGGACCTACAACAGCTACGTGTATCCTACTTCTCCTGCCTGGTATCCCGGTGACGATCAGGTGGATATCGTCGGCTATGATAAATACAATACGATCTACAACCGTCATGACGGTCTATCCGGCGTGCCCAATGAGGATGCGATTACCTCGATTTTCTATCAGCTTGTTGATTTAACCGGCGGTACCAAAATGGTGGCCATGACGGAGAACGACACCGTCCCAAGCCTGCAGAATCTGATCGAGGAAAAATCAGGCTGGCTCTACTTCTGTCCTTGGTATGGCGAGCATCTGATGAGTTCCGCCTTTAATAATCCGGCCACACTGACAACGCTTTATCAAAGTGATTATGTCATCACATTGGATGAACTGCCCAATTTAAAAGTTGACGCTCCAACACCAAGTGCTGCAATTTCTCCCGTGAGTACAACATTTGATAGAGCGGCGAATCTACAGCAAGATATTTCCGTATCCCTTGCCTTAAACGGTCACCAGCTCGTAAGTATAACGCATGGAAATTATACTCTTCAATCCGGCCTGGATTATACGACGTCAAGTGCTGCTGTCGTTCTGAACAAATCCTATCTTTCCACGCAGCCACTGGGCCCAAATGCGATAACCTTTCATTTTAGCGGAGGAAAAAACGCAGTTCATACTGTAAATGTAGTGGACAGTAGTGTTCCCATACCCGCAGGAGGCTTGGCGATTCAAGCCTTTAACGGCAGCATAAGTACCTTTACCAACGGAATTTCGCCCAAATTCAAAATAGTCAACACCGGGAATACGTCGATTCAGCTTAGTGATGTAAAACTCCGCTATTACTATACAATTGATGGGGAAAAAGCACAAAGTTTCTGGTGCGATTGGGCCAGTATCGGGAGTGCAAATGTAACCAGCAATTTTGTGAAGCTGGCGAATCCGGTTACTGGAGCTGATTATTATTTGGAAATTGGCTTTACAAGTTCGGCTGGAACGCTTAATCCGGGCCAAAGCGCAGAAATCCAAGCGCGATTCTCCAAAGCTGACTGGTCCAATTACAACCAGGCCAACGATTACTCGTTTAAGGCTTCCAGCAGTCAGTTCGCAGACCATGAACAAGTTACCGGGTATATCAGCGGTCAGCTTGTCTGGGGGATTGAGCCGTAA